A stretch of DNA from bacterium:
CCTTCAGGGTGAAGCCGCCCGTGGCGACGTACTCCTCGCCGGCCGCCAGGCCGGACCGCACCTCGAGCCACGCGCGATCACCGCGCCCGACGACCACCGGCCGCGGCACGAACCCGTCGCCCGCCAAGACGAAGACGACGTCCGCGCCGTCGAGGGTCTGCAGCGCCTCCCGCGGCACCGCGACCGCCACCTCGGGCCGGTCGACGGTGACCCGGGCGGTGACGAACGTGCCCGGCCGCCAGCGGCCGTCCGGGTTGGCCAGTTCGACCCGCGCCAGGGCCGTGCGCGTGGCCTCGTCCACCACCGGCGCCACGTAGCCGATGGTACCGACGGCGCCGTCGTCCTCCGGCCCGGCGCCGATGCTCACCTCCAGGCCCGGCCGGATGCGGTCCAGGTCGCGCGGATAGACGGTGATGTCGGCCCACACCGTGCCCAGGTCGGCCACCACGAAAGCGGCGTGGGCGCGGTCGACGGCCTCGCCCAGGGTGATGTGACGCCCGATGACCGTGCCCGGGATCAGGGTGCGGATCTCGTAGGTCGTCAGGCTCTCGTCGCTCTCGACCACGGCCAGCACCTGCCCGGCCTTCACCTGCTGCCCCACCTCGACCCGCACGGCGGTGACGATGCCCGCGAAGCGCGGCACGATGTGGGCGAGGGTGTTGTCGTTGGGCCG
This window harbors:
- a CDS encoding efflux RND transporter periplasmic adaptor subunit, which produces MTTFARPRPPRAVPAWLLLAVVTLVLAGAAAPRAGAAEPAGHAEHAAADHAGDHADADHGDAHAGHDDGAPIRLDAAARAEFGVRTAVAGPVALHDELVLPCEIRPNDNTLAHIVPRFAGIVTAVRVEVGQQVKAGQVLAVVESDESLTTYEIRTLIPGTVIGRHITLGEAVDRAHAAFVVADLGTVWADITVYPRDLDRIRPGLEVSIGAGPEDDGAVGTIGYVAPVVDEATRTALARVELANPDGRWRPGTFVTARVTVDRPEVAVAVPREALQTLDGADVVFVLAGDGFVPRPVVVGRGDRAWLEVRSGLAAGEEYVATGGFTLKAELLKDSFGGGHAH